The following proteins come from a genomic window of Chloroflexota bacterium:
- a CDS encoding dephospho-CoA kinase: MNNFYLIGLTGNLGSGKSTVRRTLERLGASGLDADALAHLTMRRGSAVWFTLVKTFGLDILTFSGKIDRRKLGARVFSDPDALHQLEAITHPVVRELLKDWLRQTETPIVVVEAIKLVESRMDEWCDALWVVQTAVETQVERVVRDRQMSAEDARARLAAQGSLDEKLRRATVVIDNNGDEKFTRAQVERAWSVINPTAARDKSAWLWGKSTPEIFAPPTPPPAPAPVVQVEPTPVVVAPPPLAPPPIIETAGMPASIEVRRARRSDLVALSEALGKRANFGGPLPHEQVLKRLGERGYRIAIGDNRVVALAAWEAENLVAMMREVWAESDQTAERALPELFDLVEQDARGLLCEVSLIFIEATSAPSIAIQARARGYVAREVNALHKLWQPVVQERLRPGEQIFVKQLREEMITRPV; encoded by the coding sequence GTGAACAATTTTTACCTGATCGGACTGACCGGCAACCTGGGAAGCGGCAAAAGCACCGTGCGCCGAACGCTCGAACGACTTGGCGCGAGCGGACTGGATGCGGACGCGCTCGCGCATCTCACGATGCGGCGCGGCTCTGCCGTCTGGTTCACCCTGGTCAAGACCTTCGGGTTAGACATTCTGACCTTCAGCGGAAAAATTGATCGCCGCAAATTGGGTGCGCGCGTCTTTAGCGATCCCGACGCGCTCCATCAACTCGAAGCAATCACGCATCCGGTCGTGCGCGAATTGCTTAAGGATTGGTTGCGGCAAACTGAAACGCCGATCGTCGTCGTCGAAGCGATCAAACTCGTCGAGTCGAGGATGGACGAATGGTGCGACGCGTTGTGGGTCGTGCAGACGGCGGTCGAAACACAAGTAGAGCGCGTGGTGCGCGATCGGCAGATGAGCGCCGAGGATGCGCGCGCGCGTCTCGCCGCGCAAGGATCGCTCGACGAAAAACTGCGCCGCGCCACGGTCGTGATTGACAACAACGGCGACGAAAAATTCACGCGCGCCCAGGTCGAACGCGCGTGGTCCGTCATCAATCCCACCGCGGCGCGCGATAAAAGCGCGTGGCTGTGGGGCAAATCCACGCCGGAAATTTTTGCGCCGCCTACGCCGCCACCTGCGCCCGCGCCCGTCGTTCAAGTCGAGCCGACGCCAGTCGTCGTCGCGCCGCCGCCGCTAGCACCGCCACCTATCATCGAGACCGCCGGTATGCCGGCATCCATCGAGGTACGCCGGGCGCGCCGGAGTGACCTCGTGGCGTTGAGCGAGGCGTTGGGTAAACGCGCGAATTTTGGAGGACCGCTCCCGCACGAGCAAGTGCTCAAGCGGTTGGGCGAACGCGGGTATCGCATCGCGATTGGCGATAATCGTGTGGTCGCGCTCGCGGCGTGGGAAGCAGAGAACTTGGTCGCGATGATGCGCGAGGTATGGGCGGAATCGGACCAAACGGCAGAACGTGCGTTGCCGGAGTTGTTCGATCTGGTCGAGCAGGATGCGCGGGGATTGTTGTGCGAAGTCAGTTTGATTTTTATCGAAGCGACGTCCGCACCATCCATCGCCATCCAAGCGCGCGCGCGCGGATACGTTGCGCGTGAAGTGAACGCGTTACACAAATTGTGGCAACCGGTCGTGCAAGAACGCTTGCGCCCAGGCGAACAGATCTTTGTCAAGCAACTGCGCGAGGAAATGATCACGCGACCGGTGTAG
- a CDS encoding DUF3048 C-terminal domain-containing protein codes for MKLFRSLLVAFFIFAALVLSACEAADATPTPRPTRVTTVRALNTPEPTETSLPEPTPTLIIEPTEAPTYTPVPAGRAGAPLPAAPAGFVPPAGSDPLIPKIAAFPPKPVPVRPAGLNPLTGLTVADPKVLQKRPIVARIGNDQIVRTNAWHAGLNEADLVFEELIDMIGSQYAHTRYSAVFLTNTPPLIGPIRSGRIINFQVVPMLDAALAHAGASDGTRWLFSKVPTMINLDEYFNQPAYCYDKTHPYQGRLFTTGPRLREWLTQKGWEKSVPLYGFTFGDRPGGMQGANSLVINRAPWPSWSTVEWRYDAGSSGYLRSTTGAPHMATSKTVTAKWGNGSDCVTTPGTEIKQQVRATNVVVLWARHEKTQIIEDSNNAVSVYINLTGQGDAQIFRDGATIKGKWRRNSEQEFFEFVDNAGNIIPLKPGTTWFEIVPTGYVVDVK; via the coding sequence ATGAAGTTGTTCCGTTCACTGCTCGTCGCCTTTTTTATTTTCGCCGCGCTCGTGTTATCCGCGTGCGAAGCCGCCGACGCAACGCCAACCCCGCGCCCAACGCGCGTCACGACCGTCCGTGCTCTTAACACACCCGAACCGACTGAGACGTCGTTGCCTGAACCTACGCCGACGTTGATTATCGAACCGACCGAAGCGCCGACTTATACGCCCGTACCCGCCGGTCGCGCCGGCGCACCACTCCCTGCCGCGCCCGCCGGATTTGTGCCGCCTGCCGGCAGTGATCCGCTTATCCCCAAGATTGCCGCGTTCCCACCCAAGCCCGTGCCGGTTCGTCCCGCCGGACTCAACCCGTTGACCGGACTCACGGTGGCGGACCCCAAAGTTCTACAAAAACGTCCAATTGTCGCGCGCATCGGCAACGACCAAATCGTGCGCACGAACGCGTGGCACGCCGGCTTGAACGAGGCAGACCTGGTTTTCGAAGAATTGATTGATATGATCGGCAGTCAATACGCGCACACGCGTTACAGCGCGGTGTTCCTCACGAACACGCCGCCGTTGATCGGACCGATTCGCAGTGGGCGCATCATCAATTTCCAAGTCGTGCCGATGCTCGACGCCGCGCTCGCGCACGCGGGCGCGAGCGATGGCACGCGCTGGCTGTTCTCCAAAGTCCCGACGATGATCAACCTCGACGAGTACTTTAATCAGCCGGCGTACTGCTACGATAAAACACATCCCTATCAAGGTCGTCTCTTTACGACTGGTCCGCGCCTGCGCGAATGGCTCACGCAAAAGGGCTGGGAAAAATCCGTGCCGCTGTACGGCTTTACATTCGGAGATCGTCCCGGCGGAATGCAAGGCGCAAATTCGCTGGTGATCAATCGCGCGCCGTGGCCCTCGTGGAGCACGGTCGAGTGGCGTTACGATGCGGGCAGCAGTGGCTACTTGCGATCTACGACCGGCGCACCGCACATGGCGACCTCCAAGACTGTCACCGCGAAATGGGGCAATGGGTCGGATTGCGTTACGACGCCGGGCACCGAAATCAAACAACAAGTGCGCGCGACCAACGTCGTCGTCCTGTGGGCGCGACACGAAAAAACGCAAATCATCGAAGACTCGAACAACGCGGTGTCGGTGTACATCAACTTGACCGGTCAAGGCGACGCGCAAATTTTTCGTGATGGCGCGACGATCAAAGGCAAATGGCGTCGCAACAGCGAACAGGAATTTTTCGAATTCGTAGACAACGCGGGCAACATCATTCCGCTCAAACCGGGCACGACGTGGTTCGAAATCGTACCGACCGGGTATGTGGTTGATGTAAAATAA